In Mycolicibacterium nivoides, the DNA window GACGCGAAGTGGTCGGCTCAGACAAGGGCTGATCGCCGGTGAGGCGACCAATGCCGGCGGCGAGCAAGGCGATGACGACCAGCGTCAATGCGGCAGCCAAACCACAGTGTCGATGTCGCGCTTCGGGTCGGACTACTGCCACCGAGCGGCGAGTAGTTGGACGCGACGGTCACATCGATTGGCGAAGCCAGAGCGCAGTAGTCGGCGCAACTTGCAGTGGTGCCGGGAGACCGGCCTCGTCATCGACGTCGATCCCGCCACGCGCCCGGCCTCGGACCCCGCTCCGGGACAAGCGGCCAGGTCCGCCCCGTAGGTCAGTGTTACCGCCGGGCTAGCGAGAGTCCCAAGGTCAGCGGGGAATGACCGCCTGCTTTCCAGCTGCGATGGAGATGCGCGTGATGGCGCGGCCGATGGTGTGCAGGCCGGGGGTGCGTTGGGGTGTCTTGCCCGCGGCGATTCGGTGCAATTGGTTGTTGTGCCAGGCGAGTTCGAGGTACCCGTCGGCGGGGCGGTATCCGAGGCGCGGCGCGCTCTTGGGCAGCGTGGGGGTGTGTCCGGCAAGGATCTGCCGCGGGTAGTCGGGGACGAAGGTCAGCGGGCGTCCGATCCCGATCATGTCGACGGTGCCATCCTCGACGATCGACTCCATCGCGCGGGGTACACGCAGTCCTCCGGTGAGGATGAGAGGAACAGTGGAGTGTCCGCGGATCTGGCGGGCGAAGTCGATGAAGTAGCCGTCTCCCGACTCATCGGATGCTTGGCCCACGGCGACGCCGGTCATAGCGGGCTGTTCGTAGCCGCCGCCGCTGATCTCGAGCAGGTCGATCCCGGCGTCAGCAAGGGCCAGAGCAACGTTGAGGGCCTGCTCATTGGTGAATCCACCACGCAGGAAGTCCGTGGAGTTCAGCTTGACGGCGACGGGGACCTCGTCGCCGACGGTCTCACGGACCGCCGCGACCGTCTCGAGCAGCAGTTTCATCCGGCGCTGTTCGTCGCCTCCCCACTCATCGTCGCGGAGGTTCGAAAGCGGCGAGAGGAACTGGGAGAGCAGGTACCCGTGGGCGGCGTGCACCTGAACCCCGTCGAAGCCTCCGGCGACGGCGAGTCCGGCGGTGCGCGCGAACTTGCGGATCAGCCGGTCGATGTCGGCGCCGGTCAACTCGCGTGGTTTGCGGATGTTGTAGCCGGGCACAGGGCTACGGCGTGCCGACGGTGCGACCGGCCGGCGGTTGAACGGTGAGACCGCGACCTTGCCGGGGTGGTTGATCTGCGCCCACATCTTGGCGGCGGTACCCGCAGTCGAACCGGTCCAGGCCCGGATGGCGTCGAGGTCGCGGGCGTCGTCGAGGATGACGTTGCCGGGTTCGGTGAGTGCGTCCCGGTCGATCATGATGTTCCCCGACAGCAACAGCCCGGCTCCGCCGCTGGCCCACACGGCGTAGAGCCGGCGGAGTTTGTCGCTTGCGGTGCCGTCGCGGTGGGCGAGTTGTTCACTCATCGCGGCCTTGGCGATCCGGTTCGGCAGGATCTGGCCGCAGGGCAGCCGGAAGGGTTCGGTGAGAATGGATTCGGTCATGATCACAGCACTCTCGGTCGAAGTCGGGTCAGGGAGAACAGCGGGGTCAGAGGGCGACGTGGGATCGGTGGCCTGCCAGCGGAGAGATTGACGCGGTGCAGCCGGGCCTCGAGAACGGAGCCGAGGCCCATCAGGTGGATCGGGTCGCGATCGGATCCGGCGAGCGAGAACTCGTCGAGGTGTACCCGTCGCGTTTCGATCGGATGCTCGCTGGGGGTGAATCCGACGATCCGTGGCAGGGCGAACCCGAGCGTGCCGGTCACGTTGCGGTGCGGCCGCCCGAGGATCGGCGGTGCGTCGGGGAGCGCTTCACCGAGAGTTCCGCGCATGGTTAGGAGATCGTGCCCGCGGCGGCTGGCTGTTGCCGCGATCGTGTCGCCGTCGCCGCTCCACTCGATCTCGCCGAGCTTCTTGGGGTAGCCGAGCAGTTCCCGTCCGAGGATCAGCGCGACGTCGTCGTCGAGAATCATCCACGGGCAGTGGATCCCGGTTCGTCGGCCGGCCTTGATGTGGACGAAGATTCCCGCCTCGTGATAGACCGACCCGTAGGAGCAGTCCGGGAACCACGCGGTGAACACGTCCGCTCGTCCGGGTGTGGCCGGACGTACGCCCGGTGGCAGCCAGCGACGCATCGTCGCGGTGTTGACTTCGACGGTGGCGGTGAAATAGTGGGCGTCGCGGTAGAGCAACCCACATGGTGGGCCCAGGCGCAGTGCTTGTTTGATGCTGCCCCGCAGTCCGTAGTCCTTGATGGCGGTGTCGGTCATCGGAGATCCCCGTACACCTTGCGCAGGATCGGGTTGAGGATCGAGCGCGGGGTGTACTTGCCGCCCACGTCCTGCAGCTTCGCGGTCGCGCCCGGTACGACTCGACGCTTGCCCGACTCGAGTCCGCGCACCGCGGCCTCAGCGGCCTGTTCCGCAGTCACCCACGCGAAGCCGGGCAGCCTCTTTTCGATCGCGCCGAGATCAGCGACCGCTCCGAACTCCGTCCGCACCGGTCCCGGAGCGAGCAGCGTGCACGTGACGCCGGTGCCGGCGAGCTCACCGTGGAGGGACTCGGACAAGGTGTTGGCGAACGCCTTGGTAGCGGCGTAGGTCGCATTGTTGGGGCTGGGCTGGTTCCCCGCGGTGGAGCCGGTGATGAGAATCCCTCCCGAGGATCGGCCGAGCATGCGCGGTAGGAGTGCCACCACGAAGTCGTGGACCGCAACGACGTTGAGCTCGACTTCCTCGTGCTCCCGGATGGCGTCGAGGTCGGCGATCGCTCCGTAGGTGGCGAAGCCGGCGTTCAGACAGGCCACCGAGATATCGCGATCGAGCAAGCGGCCGAGAAGAAGAGTCCGCGCAGAAGCGTCAGCGAGATCGCAGGCGTCGACATCGACGTCGACGATGTACCGAGTCTTCAACGTCTCGGCCAACGCGTGGAGGCGGTCCTCCCGTCGAGCGATGAGGATCAGCGAATGTCCGCGTCTGGCAAAAGATTCGGCGAGCGCTTCGCCGATTCCGCTGGATGCGCCGGTGATCACGACCCGGGAATCAGGGGTGGGAAGGGGGATGGTCATTGCGGTGTCAGCTCCTTGACAGAGGCGGCGAGAAGCGGGTTCGAGCGAGGGAATAGGACCGCGCGCACCTGGAGCAGTCGCAGTGCCTGACGGAGCAGCCTGATGTGGCTGAGGACTTCGGCCGAGCCGGCGAGCATCGTCGATCGGGCGGGGACCCACCGCGCGACGACATCGGCCAACGGCTCATCGAATCGGTCCTGCGCGGGAATCGCCTCGGCGAGAAAGGCCGCCCCCTGGGAGATGATCCGGCCCGCACCCGAACGCGGTGCGACGAGCCCCCACAGGTACAGGCTCGCGTAACGAGGCACCAGCACATGCTCGATCAGCAGCGGTTCCCCGTTCTCCCAGACGAACATCGACTCATCGAGCATCGGGAACCTGGTGCGGAAACCGGTCGCCCACACCACGGTGTCGTAGTCCGCGTGCGATCCGTCCTTGAAATGAACTGTGGCACCGTCGAACCGGTCGATCTCCGGGCGGGTGCGCACCTTGCCGTGTTGCAGCGCGTACATCAGCGAGGTGTTGACCGTGACGTCGCGGGTGAACAGCTTGTGGTCCGGGTGGCGTAGGCCGTACCGGCGGTAGTCGCCGTAGCTCAGCCGCAGCATCTGTTTGAACACCGCACGTTGCAGCGGCATCGGCCACCAGATGCGGTCGTACTCCGACGACGGAATCCCGAACATAGTCTTCGGGATGAACCAGTAGCCGCGCCGCATCGAGATGTCAGCGGTCCCGAAGGTGGCAGAGGCCTCGACGGCGATGTCGCTTGCGGAGTTTCCGGCGCCGACGACCAGCACCCTGCCCCCAGGGCCGAAGTCTTCGGGGCGCTTGTAGTCCTTGGAGTGCAGCACCGTCCCGGTGAACTCGCCCGGGTAGTCAGGGATGTTGCGTTGCCAGTAGTGGCCGTTCGCGATCGCCACAGCGCGATACCGTCGGACCTCACCCGAAGCCAGCTCGACGTACCAGCCGCTCGACCCGTTCGCGTCGACGGGCCGAACGCGCACGACTTCGGTGTCGAACTCGATGTTGTCGACCAACCCGAAATGCTCGACGTAGGACTGCAGGTAGGCCAGCATCTGCGCGCCGCTCGGGAAAGTCGGATAGTCCTCTGGCATCGGAAACTCGACATACTGCGTGGACTTCTTCGAACTGATCAGGTGGGTGGAGTCATACACCCCGTGCGACCAGTTGCCGCCCACCCGGTCGGTGGCCTCCAGCTGGTCATAGGCGATTCCCGCGCGCTTGAGCGCGAACGCCAGGCCGTTTCCTGCGTATCCCGCGCCGATCAGACACACACGATCCTGTCGGTCCTCGATGCTCACACTCACCCCGTCTCGGCTCTCCCCGGCCGCAGTTTGTTACACACGCTGTAGCTACAGTCGATGTAACATGCCGGACGGGAGCGCTCCCGTCAACACGATCGGATAGAGGCGTGACGATAGACACAACCCCACAGGCGGCTCGGCGTCCCTACGCCCCGCGCATGGCACCGGCGCAGCGGCGCGAACACCTACTCGACGCCGCGCTCCGCGTGATCGCCGAACACGGCGTGGGCAAGGTATCGATGGACTCGGTCGCCAAGCAGGCAGGCGTCACGCGCCCGGTCGTCTACAAGCATTTCGACGATACGAACGCACTCCTGCGCGCGTCACTGGTCCGCGAAGAGCAGCGTGCCGTGGCCCAGTACCGGGACGCCTTTCCCCCGGCGTCGTCGCAGATGGCCCTCACCGAGCGGCTGCGGACGCTCTACGCGAACCTGCTGAAGATGTTCGAGGCCTCCCCCGACTTGTGGCGGGCGATCCTTGTGCTGGCCGATAGCACCACGTCGGCGTTCCGAACCCGCCTCGAGCAAGGCCGCGAACTCGCCGCGAACAGCATTGAGGCGTTGCTCACCGCCCAGGCCGACGGTGACAGCCTGCCCCCAGACACCGATGTCGAACTACTGGCCCGCATGATGCTGTCGCTGATCCTGGAGTCGGGAAGGCTACTGCTGACCGACCCCGACAACTACCCACGCGAACGCCTCCTGGCCGGAGCCGACACCGCCGTCACGAGCCTGATCCGACCCTAGATTCCCATACAGTCCGGCACCGCCCCTTCACGGTCGTCTCGGTGATCACCCTGCACGACGCGTTCTTGTAGTCCGGGCCGTTGTCGCCGCACAAAAACCGGATGTGACTGTACCCCGGTGCCGCGCAAGACGATTCGACTTGGGGAAGCGTACAGGTGGGCCTGGGCCAGCGACGGGGTGGAGGCCTGAGGCCGCTGCTCCGCTGGGCTTT includes these proteins:
- a CDS encoding NADH:flavin oxidoreductase, yielding MTESILTEPFRLPCGQILPNRIAKAAMSEQLAHRDGTASDKLRRLYAVWASGGAGLLLSGNIMIDRDALTEPGNVILDDARDLDAIRAWTGSTAGTAAKMWAQINHPGKVAVSPFNRRPVAPSARRSPVPGYNIRKPRELTGADIDRLIRKFARTAGLAVAGGFDGVQVHAAHGYLLSQFLSPLSNLRDDEWGGDEQRRMKLLLETVAAVRETVGDEVPVAVKLNSTDFLRGGFTNEQALNVALALADAGIDLLEISGGGYEQPAMTGVAVGQASDESGDGYFIDFARQIRGHSTVPLILTGGLRVPRAMESIVEDGTVDMIGIGRPLTFVPDYPRQILAGHTPTLPKSAPRLGYRPADGYLELAWHNNQLHRIAAGKTPQRTPGLHTIGRAITRISIAAGKQAVIPR
- a CDS encoding acetoacetate decarboxylase family protein, which gives rise to MTDTAIKDYGLRGSIKQALRLGPPCGLLYRDAHYFTATVEVNTATMRRWLPPGVRPATPGRADVFTAWFPDCSYGSVYHEAGIFVHIKAGRRTGIHCPWMILDDDVALILGRELLGYPKKLGEIEWSGDGDTIAATASRRGHDLLTMRGTLGEALPDAPPILGRPHRNVTGTLGFALPRIVGFTPSEHPIETRRVHLDEFSLAGSDRDPIHLMGLGSVLEARLHRVNLSAGRPPIPRRPLTPLFSLTRLRPRVL
- a CDS encoding SDR family NAD(P)-dependent oxidoreductase, coding for MTIPLPTPDSRVVITGASSGIGEALAESFARRGHSLILIARREDRLHALAETLKTRYIVDVDVDACDLADASARTLLLGRLLDRDISVACLNAGFATYGAIADLDAIREHEEVELNVVAVHDFVVALLPRMLGRSSGGILITGSTAGNQPSPNNATYAATKAFANTLSESLHGELAGTGVTCTLLAPGPVRTEFGAVADLGAIEKRLPGFAWVTAEQAAEAAVRGLESGKRRVVPGATAKLQDVGGKYTPRSILNPILRKVYGDLR
- a CDS encoding flavin-containing monooxygenase; this translates as MSIEDRQDRVCLIGAGYAGNGLAFALKRAGIAYDQLEATDRVGGNWSHGVYDSTHLISSKKSTQYVEFPMPEDYPTFPSGAQMLAYLQSYVEHFGLVDNIEFDTEVVRVRPVDANGSSGWYVELASGEVRRYRAVAIANGHYWQRNIPDYPGEFTGTVLHSKDYKRPEDFGPGGRVLVVGAGNSASDIAVEASATFGTADISMRRGYWFIPKTMFGIPSSEYDRIWWPMPLQRAVFKQMLRLSYGDYRRYGLRHPDHKLFTRDVTVNTSLMYALQHGKVRTRPEIDRFDGATVHFKDGSHADYDTVVWATGFRTRFPMLDESMFVWENGEPLLIEHVLVPRYASLYLWGLVAPRSGAGRIISQGAAFLAEAIPAQDRFDEPLADVVARWVPARSTMLAGSAEVLSHIRLLRQALRLLQVRAVLFPRSNPLLAASVKELTPQ
- a CDS encoding TetR/AcrR family transcriptional regulator, encoding MTIDTTPQAARRPYAPRMAPAQRREHLLDAALRVIAEHGVGKVSMDSVAKQAGVTRPVVYKHFDDTNALLRASLVREEQRAVAQYRDAFPPASSQMALTERLRTLYANLLKMFEASPDLWRAILVLADSTTSAFRTRLEQGRELAANSIEALLTAQADGDSLPPDTDVELLARMMLSLILESGRLLLTDPDNYPRERLLAGADTAVTSLIRP